The genomic segment CATCCATCCCATTTCGCTCAAGCCAGAAATAACACTTGGGTATTTTCGACTGCAATTCTAAAAGACGTTGGAGTTCAGTTGAAGAAGAAGTGTTGATGCCGCAGATTTATGTCGATGCTGATGCGTGTCCGGTGAAGCCGGAGATATTGAGGGTTGCCGAAAGACACGGGCTTGAGGTGACGTTCGTGGCGAATTCCGGTTTGCGGCCTTCGCGGGATCCTATGGTCAAGAACGTAATCGTCTCCGCGTCGTTCGATGCAGCCGATGACTGGATTGCGGAGCGTGCCATCGAGGGCGATATCGTCGTCACCGCCGATGTGCCGCTCGCGGGTCGTTGCGTGGCCAATGGTGCGCAGGTGACCGGACCAACGGGGCGCGTTTTCGACAAGGCCAATATCGGTATGGCGACGGCCATGCGGGATCTCGGCGCGCACTTGCGGGAAACCGGCGAAAGCAAAGGCTACAACGCAGCGTTTTCGCCGCGCGACAGGTCTCAGTTTCTTGAAACGCTTGACCGCCTTTGTCGCCGCGTCAAAAAATAGGCCCTGTTGGAGAACCCCATGCAAACGGCGCAGCAACACAGTCAATTTGCCAGACATAAACCGTTCCTCGTGGCTTTTATTTTCAGCGCATTGGTGTTGGTTGGCACGATCATCGTGAAGCCATCGCTGGCTGTCGAATGCGCAGCTGTCGTGTTTTTCCTGACCTATCTGGTCATCGTCGCTTCGCGCCTCCCTCGCCTCACGGCCGCGCATCTGAAAGCGCATGCAGATAGTGACGACTTGCCAGCGATGGTCATCATCGCCATCACGTTTCTGGCTGTCGGCGTTGCGGTCGCATCGCTGTTTCTGGCGCTCAATCACACCACGGGTGAAACCGTCTGGTCGCTTACCTTAGCTTTTCTGTCGGTGTTGCTTGGCTGGTTGACCATCCACACCATGACGGCAATGCATTATGCCCACCTCTTCTGGCGCCCCGCGAAAGCGACGGGAAAGAAGCAGCCACGCGGTGGCATGGATTTCCCAGATACCGACGAGCCCGGTGTCTACGAGTTCCTGTATTTCGCCGTCGTGATCGGCATGACCGCCCAGACGTCCGATGTCGCGGTCACCACGACGCCAATGCGCAAGGTGGTGCTTCTGCATTCCATCGTCTCGTTCTTTTTCAACACCGTGCTCGTTGCGGCAGCCGTCAATGCTGCCGTGTCGCTTGCAGGCTGAGATCGGCCCAAAATCAAGGAATACACATGAAAATCATCTCTCAAAACACCGCTTTCGGCGGCATGCAGGGCGTTTTTACGCATGAGTCCGACGTCACCAATTGCGAGATGACATTTGCCGTCTACGTCCCGCTAAAGGCTATTCAGGAGCCCTGCCCGGTTGTCTGGTATCTTTCAGGTCTGACCTGCACCCACGCCAATGTCATGGACAAGGGCGAATACAGGCGTATGGCGTCAGAGCTTGGCTTGATCGTCGTCTGCCCCGATACCAGCCCCCGCGGCAGCGATGTGCCCGATGAGTTGACCAACTGGCAGATGGGTAAAGGCGCTGGCTTTTATCTTGATGCGACCGAGACGCCATGGGCTGAGAACTACCAGATGTACAGCTACGTTACAGAGGAACTGCCTGCCCTCATCGCGCAGCAGTTTCGCGTAGACATGAACCGGCAGGGGATTTTCGGCCATTCCATGGGCGGTCATGGCGCCATGACGATTGCTCTTAAAAATCCGGATCGCTTCAAAAGCTGCTCGGCATTTGCCCCCATCGTCGCGCCGTCCTCCGCCGACTGGTCGCGCCCTGCCCTCGAAAAATATCTCGGCGAGAACGAGGCCGTCTGGCGTCAGTACGATGCTTGTGCATTGGTCGAAGATGGTGCGCGCTTCCCCGCCTTCCTTGTCGATCAGGGCAAGGCAGACAATTTTCTTGAAAACGGCCTTCGTCCGTGGCTGTTCGAAGAGGCTATCAAAGGCACGGATATCGACCTGACGCTGCGCATGCATGACCGCTACGATCACTCATACTTCTTCATTTCGACCTTCATGGACGATCACCTCAAATGGCATGCGGAGCGTCTTGGCTGATCGTTGCTCAAAACTTGCCGGGAAAGAGCGCTGTCGCCAGAGGTGATGCGCGGTCGAGGCGGAATTCGGTGAGGACACGGTCCACGATGCCAGTCGCCAGCTCGTGATCGATGGCGGCTTTGTCGATTCCGATGATGGTTGCCGTGAATTTCGTTTCGGCGACCACTTCACCGGTCTGCACCGCTGCTGCACGAACCACGACGCGCGCAGCTGCACGTTCACCGAACATGAACGAGCCTCGGTCGACGGAGATGAGCCGTATCGTCAGCACCACGCGCGGGCGGGTCTTGTCCCGCGTGGTGGATTTGATGGCGTTCGACATCTGGTAGTGGATGGACTGCATCAACTCCGGTGAAATATCCGGCCTAGCAGCCACGAATGCACCGCGCACGTCATAAAGCAGCCTCTCACCCTCGCCTGCTTTCGGCTCCAGCCTGAAAGACATGAGCGCAAGAGACGCCAGCATGATGATGCCGAGACGCTGCAGCGAGTGGTGCATGATAGACGCTTCCCCCCAACGTCAGGTTAGGCATCTATCATCATCTTTTACGGTTAGAAAAGCGTTAAACCCTGATAGCACCATCGCGTGCAGCGACCAGCACGGCCAATGCCGCGCGCATGTCAACAAGCCTTGCAGCCCGCCTTATCTGCGCTTCCTCGTCTTCGCCCCACTGCTCGGATGTCCAGTCTTCGTCAAGATGCGCAAGTGCCCAGATTTCCTCAAGGCTGCGCACGCCTTCGGCCAGCGCAAGCGCCAGAATGGCAGACCCTGTCAACGCCGTCATGGTGTGCAACGCTGCAAGCTCTATCGCGGTATCATACTTGCGCAGGGTCACGGCAAAGGCGGCGACGGCTTCGCGCGGCTGCTCCTGATGAATGACGCCTTCGACCAGAATGAACCGTGCGCCAAGCGTCTGTGCGGCCCAGTCGATGATCGGATCCCACTGGTCCGTCTGGCGCTCCACCAGCGCAGCGGGTTCTGCGGCGCGGTAACACAAGAGATCGCTTGAGGAGAACCGCAAGATGTCTTCGAACACAGCCTGCGTATCAGCTGCGATGCCATCGATGGCCGTGTTGACGTGCCGAGAAATCGGCATGATGGTAGGGTTTACCACCTCAGCCTGTGCATCCCACTCATCTCTCAGCAGTTGCGCAAGGGCACGTGTCGGCACGGTCAGCGCGTGTTTCGCAGGTGTCCGCATGGTCTTGCCATCGAGAAGAACGGTGAAGACACCCTCCTCCATTTCCCCAACCGACACATCCTTGTAGAAACGCTTCGGCAAGGGCTTCTGCATCTGGATTTGCGAGCGGCGAATGGGGTCGGGATGGCTTAGGCCTTCGGTCAGATCGTTCAAAAGGTCACGCATGATACGTCCTCATCAGCCCGGTATGTGGCCGGGAATTTCGCTGGGATGGTTGACGATGGCGTCTGCTCCGGCGTTCCAGAGATCATCAACGGACGCGTAGCCCCAGGCGACGCCAATGGCTTTTGCGCCCGCCGCTTTTGCCATCTGCATATCATAGATGGCATCGCCGATCACGATCGTATCGGCTGGCACCATGCCGGTCTCGCTGCAGCATTCCGTCACCATGGCCGGATGCGGCTTGGAAGGGCAATCATCCGCCGTGCGCGATACGATGAAATGCTGGCGGAAACCATGCGTATCCATGATCAGGTTAAGGCCCCGGCGAGACTTGCCAGTGACAGCCCCCATCAGCAGTTCCTGGCGTTTGGCCAGCGTATCGATCATGGCGTGAATGCCGTCGAACATTGGCTCTTCAAAGCCCGGTTCAGCTCGCGTTGCCGCAAAGATGGCTTTGTAATGCGCCGTCATGGCAATCGCTTCGTCATCCACATGCGGCTTTCCCTGCATGCGAGCGATGGCGATGTCCAATGTGAGCCCGATGATCGACTTCGTCAGCGCGACATCTGGGCGATCATAGCCGAAATGCACGAAGGTGCGGGCCATGACCTCATGAATAAGGCCGACGCTGTCCACCAGCGTACCATCGCAATCGAAGAGAACCAGTTTCATTCGTCGTCCCTGTCACCATCGGCCACGTCAAGACCGAGCAGATTCCACGTCTGCACCATGTGCGGTGGCAACGGTGCGGTCACACGCAGGCGTCCACCGGATGGATGCGGAATGTCGATCTTGCGCGCATGCAGGTGCAGGCGTTTCTGGACGCCGCCGGGGAAATCCCAATTGACGTCCTCGATGTAATATTTGGGATCGCCGATGATTGGATGGCCCATATGCAGTGCGTGAACACGCAGCTGGTGGGTACGGCCCGTATAGGGCTCCATTTCCAGCCATGCCAGATTTTGCGCCGCCGTATCGATAACGCGGTAATAAGAGATCGCGTGATCGGCGCCCTCCTCACCGTGCTTGGCAATGCGCATGCGATCACCATCCGGTGTCTGTTCCTTTACCAGCCAGCTTGAAATCTTGTCCTGATGCTTGCGCGGCACGCCCTTGACCAGCGACCAGTAGGTCTTTTTGGTGTCGCGCTCACGAAACGCAGCGGTCAACTTTTGCGCTGCACCTCTGGTGCGGGCAACAACCAGCACGCCTGACGTATCGCGGTCAATGCGGTGGACAAGACGCGGCTTTTCACCCTTGGAACTCGTCCATGCTTCCAGCAGCCCATCGATATGACGGTTGATGCCGGAGCCGCCCTGCACGGCAATGCCAGCAGGCTTGTTGAACACGAAGACTTTTTCGTCTTCATGCAGCAGCATGCGCTTCAACAGATCGACGTCGTCGGAATTCTTGAGGTCGCTGGAGCTGATCGGTCCACCCTTGACCTTCGCATCGACATCAAGCGGCGGAACGCGCACGGTCTGTCCGGCTTCCACACGCGCATCGGTCTTGACGCGGCCACCATCGACACGCACCTGCCCGGAGCGCATCAGTTTTTGCAGCGGACCAAAGCCTAAGCCCGGATAGTGGATCTTGAACCAGCGGTCGAGGCGCATTCCGGCTTCTTCAGGCTCAACCTTGATGTGCTCGATACCTGCCATGGCAATTCCATTCTTTCTTTTCTCAACTCCGCATCCTTGGTGTGCGGTATTTTCCGTTGCCTTTAGAACAAAGCGCGGCCCAAGGCCAGCCCGGCGAAGATTGCAGCGAAAGAAACGACGAGACTGGCCAGCAGATAGACCGCCGCCAGCCCCAAATCTCCGCGCTCGAACAGCACGACGGCGTCCAGCGTAAACGAAGACCATGTGGTGAAGCCGCCGAGAATGCCGGTGACGATGAACACCCGCACTTCCGAAGACGCATCGAACCTGCGCGCTATTATCTCGACCATCAAACCAATGAAAAATGCCCCGACAACGTTGACGGTGATCGTGCCCCACGGAAAGTTCGGACCCGCCAGCTTCACGCCCCAAACGCCGACCAGATAGCGTGCCACGGAACCGATTGCGCCGCCAATGGCAACGAGAGCGATATTGAGCATGGGAAATCTCCGGTCATGAAACGGCGGCTGGGCGCAGCGTGTTCGATCTTTACGACAAACTCGCAGCAAGCGAAATTCCCGAAGGGAACTATATGCGTAAAAAAGAGGTTTTCGAAATCGTTAAAACACCGATCAAATGCAACCCTTGGATTTAATCGGGAAGAAAGTCGCCGATGATAAAATCATTCGATTAAACAGCAGGAGGGTGTTCGCATGGTGCAAATTTTGTCAGTTTCGGCGACCACCGCTGGTTATGTTGCAGATAGCATCAAGGCCACCCAGCGTGCGTCGCGAAAAACGGAAATCGAGCAAGCCAAGCGCGAACTCGTGCGAAAGACCAGCCAGGTTCAGGACACTCAGGTCAGTTCCCTCTCGACTGCCGTCACACAGCCTGCCCTGTCACTGCACTTCATGACGGCGGGACAGCAGCACAATCCCCAAGCCACCCTTGAAGAGGTCATAGAAGCCTACGAGGAAAACAAGGGCCGCTCTGAAATCTAATTCAACGACAGAAGAAAGCTGCCGGGACTTATTGCCCGGCAGCTTTTTGATTCAGTTATGGTCGTGCTTTTCAGAGCCGCCTTTGGAAGACCCTACGTCAAGCATGACGTCTGCCTTGCCCGCCTTTTCGAAGGTCAGCGTAACCGGCACTTTGTCGCCTTCTGCGAATGGCCTCGTGACATTGAAGAACATGAAATGCAGGCCGCCCGGCGTCAGCTCCACGGTCTTGCCAGCGGGAATGACGATCCCGGCATCCAGCTTGCGCATCTTCATCACGTCATTGACCATCGCCATCTCGTGGATTTCGGCGCGACCGGCATTCGGCGATGAGATGGATACAAGACGGTCGTCGGACGAACCGTCATTCTTGATGGTGATGAAGCCCCCACCCACTGGCTGGCCCGGCAGCATCGCCTTGGACGCCGCACCGGAAAGCTCGAGTTCGCCGACTTTCACGACGTCAGCCGCGTGTTGTGCTGCCCCATGATCGTGTTCATGCCCGCCAGCCATCGCCTGCTTGGCCACGATCTTAATGGTGGGCGCGGGGTTCTCTAGCGAGTGAGGGTCCTGTCCCTTCTCGGCAACCTGATCCCAGTTCGCCCTACCCTTGTCTCCGCAAATCTGGATGACCTTGAACGGCAGATCGACCCCGGCATCCACGCCAGTCACTTTGCCCTGCACATTGAACGTATCATAGAATGCATCCGGCAAATCTCCGTCTTTCCAGCGAATCTCTACCGGGCCGGACTTCACGTCGACACCATGGTTTTTGTAGCTCTTTTGATAATCACCCGTGATGATCTCAAGCTCCCAGCCCGCCTTGGGCTGTGGCTTTGCTGAAATGAAGCCTTCCGGCAGCTTCATCCGCACCTCTGTGGTGGGAAGGCCACCGTCACATCCATGGGGAACCTGAAGTGCCGCAACGATGGTGCTTTCCTGCTCGGCAGTCTGGTTGACGAATGTCGAATGCGCGAGGGCTGGAGACGCCGCCATCGATGCGATTAGCGCCGTACCGGCTGCAAGTGTGTGAATGTTCATTTTGATACCCTTCCGACTGTGGCTCTTCGAGCGTCGCCAGTCCCGTTTGCCGCAAGATGCGGCTATCCTGTTTTCTCGGTTCAGCGATCAGAGAACAACAGGCGGCGCCCTCGCCTTGGGGCGCTGGTAATCGACGTCGTAGACCTGAACAGGTTGAATGACGGGGGCATTGTCCAGCCATGTGAACTCAGCCTTTGCCCAGGAGTTCGCATCCGGTGTTGGTATCAGGACCGAAGATGACAGAAGGCATGCTTCGCAAAACAGCGATATCGTGGAATGGTCTGATTTGCCGGGCGCATGGGGAGCCGCCGCACCCGCGTGTCCTTCGCAAATCTCGGCAAAGCTGCCATCTGGCAACCTGTAGGCCTCATCAAGAGCAAAGGACGGCGCGACAAAGGCAGCCACCGGTTTATGCGCAAAGCCAAGCGACAGCATCAGCGCCGCGCAGAAAATGCGCAGGAGCCGTGTCCAGTCTGTGCGGTGCTTACTCATGGACGCTGTCATGACACGAAGCGATATCGCGCTTTTTGTTTGAAATCAAAGTGGAATTGACGCGCACGGGAACCGTCCACTCCAAACCGTCGTTTGCCCGATGTAGAAAACCGGTGAGGAGAATGGTCCGATGCCTGCAAAATCCAAAGCACAACAGAAAGCTGCCGGTGCAGCGCTTGCAGCAAAACGCGGCGATATGCCAAAGTCACGTTTACAAGGCGCTTCAAAAACCATGGCTAAGTACATGACAGAAAAAGAACTTGAAGACCTGGCATCCACCAAACACAAGAAGCTGCCTGAAAAGAAAGACACGTGATTGAGACGTCTACCTTCAGCTCAATGAAAACAGTCTCGTGACGCAAGCGGAACAAAAAACTGTTTGGCTGCGTCATTTGGTCCTTGCCAAGAAACGCACATACCAGATAATGACGATCTATCCCGCTGGGAGACACCGCCTCACGGCGGGGCCGAAGGAGCAACCGCCCCGGAAACTCTCAGGCAAAAGGACCAGCGGCGAGGACGGAACTCTGGAGAGAAGCCACCTGCACAAGGACGGCTCGCCGAAGGGATAACAATCTCAGGCGACAAGGACAGAGGGGGCTCTTGAACCCGGCACGTTGTGTGCCATGACATGAGCCCGCGCGACATCGCGCAACCTCGGAGGCTTTTTTGGCCGATACTGCCGCTCTACAAGTCACCCCACTTCATTCTCTGCATGTGTCCCTCGGTGCCCGCATGGTGCCGTTTGCAGGATACGACATGCCGGTTCAGTACCCTGCAGGCGTCCTTAAGGAACATCTGCACACGCGCGCGTCGGCTGGCCTGTTCGACGTTTCCCATATGGGACAGGTGATCATGAAAGCGAAGTCCGGCAAGGTCGAAGATGCCGCGCTGGCTCTCGAAAAGCTTGTGCCGGTCGACATTCTTGGCCTCAAGGAAGGTCGTCAGCGATACGGGTTCTTTACCGATGCCGAAGGCAACATCCTGGATGACCTAATGATCACCAATATGGGCGATCATCTCTTTGTCGTCGTCAACGCCGCCTGCAAGGATGCCGATCTTGCACACATGCAGGCGCATCTTTCCGACACATGCGACATCACGCTTCTGGATGACCGTGCGCTCATCGCGCTTCAGGGACCACGTGCCGAGGCCGTGTTGGCCGAATTGTGGGCTGGCGTTTCTGGCATGAAGTTCATGGATGTTCGCGAAATTCCGCTTCTCGACGTGCCTTGCATTGTGTCTCGATCTGGATATTCCGGCGAAGACGGTTTTGAAATTTCCATTCCATCCGATAAGGCAGAGTTCATCGCCAAGGCGTTGCTGGAACATCCTGACTGCGAAGCCATCGGCCTTGGCGCGCGCGACAGCCTTCGTCTTGAGGCTGGCCTGTGTCTCTACGGCAATGACATCGACACCACGACCTCCCCCATCGAAGCCTCTCTCGAGTGGGCCATCCAGAAAGCACGCCGCACGGCCGGCGACCGCGCAGGCGGCTTTCCGGGTGCCGAGCGCATTCTCGGTGAGCTTGCCAATGGCACGACCCGCCGCCGCGTCGGCCTGAAGCCGGAGGGCAAGGCCCCGGTTCGCGGTCACGTCAAACTGTTCGCCGATGCAGAGGGCAAAAACGAGATTGGCGAAGTGACCTCGGGCGGCTTCGGACCGTCCGTCGAAGGCCCCGTCGCCATGGGCTACGTACCGAAAGATTTCGCAACACCCGGCACGGCCATATTCGCGGAAGTGCGTGGCAAGTACCTGCCCGTCACCGTGTCTGCCCTGCCCTTCATCACACCCACTTACAAACGCTAATTTCCGGAGAGACCAATGCTGAAATTTACTCAAGAGCACGAGTGGCTGAAGATCGAAGGCGATGTCGCCACCGTCGGCATCACGACGCATGCTGCCGAGCAGCTGGGCGACCTTGTTTTCGTAGAATTGCCGGAAGTCGGCGCGACCTTCTCCAAGGATGGTGACGCGGCCACAGTCGAGAGCGTGAAGGCTGCTTCCGACGTCTATTGTCCGCTGGATGGCGAGATCACCGAAATCAACCAGGCCATCGTGGACGACCCATCTCTGGTCAACTCTGATCCGCAGGGCGCTGGCTGGTTCTTCAAGCTCAAGCTTTCCAACGCGTCTGACGCCGATGCGCTGCTGGATGAAGCGGCCTATAAGGAGCTTATTGCGTAATGACGACTCCCACAGAGTTCCATTTCACCGACTATCAGCCCTATGACTTCGCCAACCGGCGTCATATCGGGCCGTCGCCGTCGGAAATGACGGATATGTTAAAGGTCATCGGTTACAACAGCCTCGATGCCCTCATCGACGCGACCGTGCCGTCTTCCATACGCCAGAAGGCACCGCTTGCATGGGGTGCAGCGCTGACGGAACGCGAGGCGCTGGACCGTCTTCGCGAAACCGCCAACAAGAACAAGGTCCTGACCTCGCTGATCGGTCAGGGCTATTATGGCACCATCACGCCGCCGGTCATCCAGCGCAACATTCTGGAAAATCCGGCATGGTACACCGCCTACACACCGTACCAGCCAGAGATTTCGCAGGGACGTCTTGAAGCGCTGCTGAACTTCCAGACCATGATTTCCGATCTGACCGGTCTTGATGTCGCCAACGCCTCGCTACTGGATGAAGCAACCGCTGCTGCCGAAGCCATGGCCATGTGCCAGCGCGTGGCGAAGTCCAAGGCGACAGCCTTCTTCGTGGATGCCAACTGCCATCCGCAGACTATCGCGCTCATCGAAACCCGTGCAGCACCACTCGGCTGGAATGTCATCGTCGGCAATCCCTTCACCGATCTCGATCCCGTCGATGTCTTCGGTGCGCTATTCCAGTACCCCGGTACGCATGGCCATGTGAATGATTTCACCGGCCTGATTTCCCGTCTGCACCAGACAGGCGCCATTGCCGCTGTCGCAACAGACCTGCTGGCGCTTACGCTTCTGAAATCCCCCGGTGAAATGAGCGCGGATATCGCCATCGGCTCGTCGCAGCGTTTCGGCGTTCCCGTTGGTTACGGCGGCCCGCATGCGGCCTTCATGGCCGTCAAGGATGCGATCAAGCGTTCCATGCCCGGCCGTCTCGTTGGGGTCTCAGTCGATGCGCGCGGCAACCGCGCTTATCGCCTGTCGCTTCAGACTCGCGAGCAGCATATCCGCCGCGAAAAGGCCACTTCCAACATCTGCACTGCACAGGTGCTGCTGGCCGTCATGGCGTCCATGTACGGCGTCTTCCACGGCCCGCAGGGCAT from the Agrobacterium vaccinii genome contains:
- a CDS encoding ATP12 family chaperone protein, which codes for MRDLLNDLTEGLSHPDPIRRSQIQMQKPLPKRFYKDVSVGEMEEGVFTVLLDGKTMRTPAKHALTVPTRALAQLLRDEWDAQAEVVNPTIMPISRHVNTAIDGIAADTQAVFEDILRFSSSDLLCYRAAEPAALVERQTDQWDPIIDWAAQTLGARFILVEGVIHQEQPREAVAAFAVTLRKYDTAIELAALHTMTALTGSAILALALAEGVRSLEEIWALAHLDEDWTSEQWGEDEEAQIRRAARLVDMRAALAVLVAARDGAIRV
- the gcvH gene encoding glycine cleavage system protein GcvH, with amino-acid sequence MLKFTQEHEWLKIEGDVATVGITTHAAEQLGDLVFVELPEVGATFSKDGDAATVESVKAASDVYCPLDGEITEINQAIVDDPSLVNSDPQGAGWFFKLKLSNASDADALLDEAAYKELIA
- a CDS encoding HAD-IA family hydrolase, coding for MKLVLFDCDGTLVDSVGLIHEVMARTFVHFGYDRPDVALTKSIIGLTLDIAIARMQGKPHVDDEAIAMTAHYKAIFAATRAEPGFEEPMFDGIHAMIDTLAKRQELLMGAVTGKSRRGLNLIMDTHGFRQHFIVSRTADDCPSKPHPAMVTECCSETGMVPADTIVIGDAIYDMQMAKAAGAKAIGVAWGYASVDDLWNAGADAIVNHPSEIPGHIPG
- the crcB gene encoding fluoride efflux transporter CrcB, with the translated sequence MLNIALVAIGGAIGSVARYLVGVWGVKLAGPNFPWGTITVNVVGAFFIGLMVEIIARRFDASSEVRVFIVTGILGGFTTWSSFTLDAVVLFERGDLGLAAVYLLASLVVSFAAIFAGLALGRALF
- a CDS encoding RluA family pseudouridine synthase, translated to MAGIEHIKVEPEEAGMRLDRWFKIHYPGLGFGPLQKLMRSGQVRVDGGRVKTDARVEAGQTVRVPPLDVDAKVKGGPISSSDLKNSDDVDLLKRMLLHEDEKVFVFNKPAGIAVQGGSGINRHIDGLLEAWTSSKGEKPRLVHRIDRDTSGVLVVARTRGAAQKLTAAFRERDTKKTYWSLVKGVPRKHQDKISSWLVKEQTPDGDRMRIAKHGEEGADHAISYYRVIDTAAQNLAWLEMEPYTGRTHQLRVHALHMGHPIIGDPKYYIEDVNWDFPGGVQKRLHLHARKIDIPHPSGGRLRVTAPLPPHMVQTWNLLGLDVADGDRDDE
- a CDS encoding DUF1345 domain-containing protein; this translates as MQTAQQHSQFARHKPFLVAFIFSALVLVGTIIVKPSLAVECAAVVFFLTYLVIVASRLPRLTAAHLKAHADSDDLPAMVIIAITFLAVGVAVASLFLALNHTTGETVWSLTLAFLSVLLGWLTIHTMTAMHYAHLFWRPAKATGKKQPRGGMDFPDTDEPGVYEFLYFAVVIGMTAQTSDVAVTTTPMRKVVLLHSIVSFFFNTVLVAAAVNAAVSLAG
- the fghA gene encoding S-formylglutathione hydrolase, yielding MKIISQNTAFGGMQGVFTHESDVTNCEMTFAVYVPLKAIQEPCPVVWYLSGLTCTHANVMDKGEYRRMASELGLIVVCPDTSPRGSDVPDELTNWQMGKGAGFYLDATETPWAENYQMYSYVTEELPALIAQQFRVDMNRQGIFGHSMGGHGAMTIALKNPDRFKSCSAFAPIVAPSSADWSRPALEKYLGENEAVWRQYDACALVEDGARFPAFLVDQGKADNFLENGLRPWLFEEAIKGTDIDLTLRMHDRYDHSYFFISTFMDDHLKWHAERLG
- a CDS encoding DUF3008 family protein, which encodes MPAKSKAQQKAAGAALAAKRGDMPKSRLQGASKTMAKYMTEKELEDLASTKHKKLPEKKDT
- a CDS encoding YaiI/YqxD family protein, producing the protein MPQIYVDADACPVKPEILRVAERHGLEVTFVANSGLRPSRDPMVKNVIVSASFDAADDWIAERAIEGDIVVTADVPLAGRCVANGAQVTGPTGRVFDKANIGMATAMRDLGAHLRETGESKGYNAAFSPRDRSQFLETLDRLCRRVKK
- the gcvT gene encoding glycine cleavage system aminomethyltransferase GcvT, with amino-acid sequence MADTAALQVTPLHSLHVSLGARMVPFAGYDMPVQYPAGVLKEHLHTRASAGLFDVSHMGQVIMKAKSGKVEDAALALEKLVPVDILGLKEGRQRYGFFTDAEGNILDDLMITNMGDHLFVVVNAACKDADLAHMQAHLSDTCDITLLDDRALIALQGPRAEAVLAELWAGVSGMKFMDVREIPLLDVPCIVSRSGYSGEDGFEISIPSDKAEFIAKALLEHPDCEAIGLGARDSLRLEAGLCLYGNDIDTTTSPIEASLEWAIQKARRTAGDRAGGFPGAERILGELANGTTRRRVGLKPEGKAPVRGHVKLFADAEGKNEIGEVTSGGFGPSVEGPVAMGYVPKDFATPGTAIFAEVRGKYLPVTVSALPFITPTYKR
- a CDS encoding copper chaperone PCu(A)C gives rise to the protein MNIHTLAAGTALIASMAASPALAHSTFVNQTAEQESTIVAALQVPHGCDGGLPTTEVRMKLPEGFISAKPQPKAGWELEIITGDYQKSYKNHGVDVKSGPVEIRWKDGDLPDAFYDTFNVQGKVTGVDAGVDLPFKVIQICGDKGRANWDQVAEKGQDPHSLENPAPTIKIVAKQAMAGGHEHDHGAAQHAADVVKVGELELSGAASKAMLPGQPVGGGFITIKNDGSSDDRLVSISSPNAGRAEIHEMAMVNDVMKMRKLDAGIVIPAGKTVELTPGGLHFMFFNVTRPFAEGDKVPVTLTFEKAGKADVMLDVGSSKGGSEKHDHN